A stretch of the Fusarium musae strain F31 chromosome 2, whole genome shotgun sequence genome encodes the following:
- a CDS encoding hypothetical protein (EggNog:ENOG41): MNAGPFTNYYLGYPDTDEHRANPAQFGADTSKVFQFTTGLLELFHVHGSEKQQPGFYHNGNTPESLGFGHLGFTVPDARAAVARLKAHGVRVFKDFGVANKETIPISDWENKHGVGIEVKGTESELHPMFKKAYESIALVQDPEKSSHNNEVLLHAQIDNTTAKPIKVF, from the exons ATGAACGCGGGCCCCTTCACCAACTACTACCTCGGCTACCCAGACACGGACGAGCATCGCGCCAACCCGGCCCAGTTCGGGGCTGACACATCCAAGGTTTTTCAGTTCACGACGGGTCTCTTGGAACTATTCCATGTCCATGGCTCTGAGAAGCAACAGCCTGGCTTTTATCACAATGGCAACACGCCAGAAAGTTTAGGGTTTGGCCACTTGGGATTTACGGTCCCTGACGCGCGAGCCGCGGTCGCGAGGCTAAAAGCGCACGGTGTCAGGGTCTTCAAGGACTTTGGCGTGGCTAACAAGGAAACTATCCCCATCAGCGACTGGGAGAATAAGCACGGAGTAGGCATTGAAGTCAAAGGGACCGAGAGCGAGCTCCATCCTATGTTTAAAAAGGCGTATGAGAGTATCGCATTAGTTCAAGATCCG GAAAAAAGCAGCCACAATAATGAAGTTCTGCTCCACGCTCAGATCGACAACACTACGGCAAAACCGATTAAGGTCTTTTAA